The Nitrospira tepida genome includes a window with the following:
- a CDS encoding RuBisCO large subunit C-terminal-like domain-containing protein produces MDVSPSASLSDSLSGLRLPVTYCIIGDERQARRQADLICIDQTVEAAEEIIPDGPIRDQLLGRIESFEAAGAGSWIARISFPVELAQASSVDLLHLVYGTTSLKRGIRVTRIDLPEQGLDGWTGPRFGQAGLRTLLGISHRPLVCAVLKPLGLSVRDLADLAYQFASAGIDLVKDDQGLNDQPFCRFEDRVRACAEAVTHANRETGQHCLYAPHIGSALPAARDRALFAKTAGAGALLVCPGLAGYETLRLLASDQELKLPILSHPALLGTYAVNRETGIAPALLYGQLPRLMGADISLYPTYGGDYVMTREDCLAIARTTSEPFGGTRSMFPSAAGRMGFEQIAEMTSVYGANVVYILGSRIQKHPDGLVNGCRQFIQEISRSLSSNRQS; encoded by the coding sequence GTGGATGTCTCGCCCTCCGCATCCCTTTCGGATTCTCTCTCCGGCCTCAGGCTGCCGGTCACGTATTGCATCATCGGCGACGAACGCCAAGCACGACGGCAGGCCGACCTGATCTGCATCGACCAAACTGTGGAGGCGGCAGAGGAGATTATTCCCGACGGGCCCATCCGGGACCAGTTGCTCGGCCGGATCGAATCGTTTGAAGCAGCCGGAGCCGGCTCATGGATCGCCAGGATCAGCTTCCCGGTCGAGCTGGCTCAGGCCAGCTCCGTGGATCTGCTCCATCTGGTTTACGGCACGACCAGCCTCAAGCGCGGCATCCGCGTGACAAGGATTGACCTGCCGGAACAGGGACTCGACGGCTGGACCGGTCCGCGTTTCGGGCAAGCGGGCCTCAGGACCCTCCTGGGAATTTCCCATCGCCCGCTGGTCTGTGCCGTGCTCAAGCCGCTGGGCCTGTCCGTGCGGGACCTCGCCGACCTTGCCTATCAATTCGCCTCTGCGGGCATCGATCTAGTCAAGGACGATCAAGGGCTCAACGATCAGCCCTTTTGCCGCTTCGAAGATCGGGTACGGGCCTGCGCGGAGGCGGTGACCCACGCCAATCGTGAAACCGGACAGCACTGCCTCTACGCCCCGCATATCGGTTCGGCCCTCCCGGCAGCGCGAGATCGCGCCCTGTTCGCAAAGACCGCTGGAGCCGGCGCCCTGCTCGTCTGTCCCGGGCTTGCGGGCTATGAGACCTTGCGTCTGCTGGCAAGCGACCAGGAGCTGAAACTTCCGATCCTGAGTCACCCCGCTCTGCTGGGCACCTACGCGGTCAACCGCGAAACCGGTATCGCTCCTGCCCTTCTCTACGGCCAGCTCCCGCGGTTGATGGGAGCGGACATCAGCCTCTATCCGACCTATGGCGGCGACTATGTCATGACCAGAGAGGACTGCCTGGCGATCGCGCGCACGACGTCGGAGCCGTTCGGCGGAACGAGATCGATGTTTCCCAGCGCCGCCGGCCGGATGGGCTTCGAGCAGATTGCGGAGATGACATCAGTGTACGGAGCGAACGTAGTCTATATTCTGGGGAGCCGAATTCAGAAACATCCGGACGGACTTGTGAACGGCTGCCGGCAATTCATCCAAGAGATCAGCCGGTCCCTGTCCTCAAACCGACAGTCCTGA
- a CDS encoding NAD(P)-dependent oxidoreductase, giving the protein MSLTIAVLGGGLMGRPMALRLKACGHDLRLYNRTSRKVEDLGRQGILVASHPMQAIEAARVVILMLADAPAIHAVLDQLDGKFPFEGKTVIQMGTISPEESRACERRIVTLGGDYLEAPVLGSLAEAKEGRLLVMVGAKPEQFAEWRELLACFGPDPRHLGTVGQAALVKLALNQLIASHIAALSLSLGLIQRSGVPVESFMALLRESALFAPMFDKKLPRLLDRRYDHPNFSARHLLKDIDLCRETAARLNVQTGGLDGVRALVAETVRQGWGDADYSALFEVISPIQPEG; this is encoded by the coding sequence GTGTCATTGACGATCGCTGTCCTGGGCGGAGGGTTGATGGGAAGACCGATGGCTTTGCGTCTCAAGGCCTGCGGCCACGACCTGCGGCTTTACAACCGGACGAGCCGGAAGGTCGAGGACCTGGGACGGCAAGGGATATTGGTGGCTAGCCACCCCATGCAGGCGATCGAAGCCGCAAGGGTGGTCATTCTCATGCTGGCCGATGCGCCAGCTATCCATGCGGTGTTGGATCAATTGGACGGCAAGTTCCCCTTCGAGGGAAAGACCGTGATCCAGATGGGGACCATCAGTCCCGAGGAAAGCCGGGCTTGCGAGCGGAGGATCGTGACGCTTGGCGGCGACTATCTGGAAGCGCCGGTTCTGGGAAGCCTTGCCGAGGCGAAGGAGGGTCGTCTGTTGGTGATGGTGGGAGCGAAGCCCGAGCAGTTCGCCGAATGGCGGGAGCTGTTGGCCTGTTTCGGTCCTGATCCGCGGCACCTCGGCACGGTCGGGCAGGCGGCCCTGGTCAAGCTGGCGCTCAACCAATTGATCGCGTCGCACATCGCGGCCCTGTCGCTCAGTCTGGGATTAATCCAGCGGTCCGGCGTTCCGGTGGAATCGTTCATGGCGCTGTTGCGGGAGAGCGCCCTGTTCGCCCCCATGTTCGACAAGAAATTGCCGCGATTGCTCGACCGGCGCTATGACCATCCGAATTTCTCCGCCCGGCACCTGCTGAAGGACATCGACCTCTGCCGCGAAACGGCTGCGCGACTGAATGTCCAGACCGGCGGGTTGGACGGGGTGCGAGCGCTGGTGGCGGAAACTGTCCGCCAAGGCTGGGGCGACGCTGACTATTCCGCTCTGTTCGAAGTGATCTCGCCCATTCAACCGGAAGGATAA
- a CDS encoding cyclase family protein produces MARMNGKSVLLSMAAWVVLTSSAQAELDDRSIIDLTYPFDEHTIYWPHNKPFAWEQTSWGPSSGGYWYASGQFCTAEHGGTHLDAPIHFAKDGLTLDEIPLQKLIGPAVVIDVSEAAKQDRDYRMTVADIQGWEKAYGRIPDGAIVLMRTGWGQFWPDRKAYLGSQTPDDAATLHFPGFSKEAAVYLTSGRRIDGIGIDTASMDHGPSRDFIVHQIVNGANLYGLENLANLDQLPQKGATLILLPMKIKGGSGGPVRVIALLPQEIKR; encoded by the coding sequence ATGGCGCGAATGAACGGCAAGTCGGTTCTCTTGAGCATGGCGGCGTGGGTCGTCCTTACCTCTTCGGCTCAAGCCGAGCTTGATGACCGGAGCATCATCGACCTGACGTATCCTTTCGATGAACACACGATCTATTGGCCCCACAACAAACCCTTCGCCTGGGAGCAGACTTCATGGGGGCCTTCGTCCGGGGGCTATTGGTACGCATCGGGACAGTTCTGCACCGCGGAACATGGAGGGACGCATCTGGACGCTCCGATCCACTTTGCCAAGGATGGCCTGACCTTGGATGAAATCCCGCTTCAGAAGCTGATCGGGCCGGCGGTCGTGATCGATGTGTCTGAGGCGGCAAAGCAAGACCGGGACTATCGCATGACGGTCGCCGACATCCAGGGTTGGGAAAAGGCTTACGGAAGGATTCCTGATGGGGCGATCGTCTTGATGAGGACCGGCTGGGGACAGTTCTGGCCGGACCGCAAAGCCTATTTGGGCAGCCAGACTCCGGACGATGCCGCAACACTGCACTTTCCGGGCTTTTCGAAGGAAGCGGCGGTCTATCTGACCAGCGGACGCCGGATCGACGGCATCGGCATCGATACGGCCAGCATGGACCATGGGCCGTCCCGGGATTTCATCGTCCATCAGATTGTCAATGGAGCGAACCTCTATGGTCTGGAGAACCTGGCCAATCTGGATCAGCTCCCGCAGAAAGGTGCGACGCTGATCCTGTTGCCGATGAAGATCAAGGGCGGGAGCGGAGGGCCGGTTCGCGTGATCGCACTGTTGCCGCAGGAGATCAAGAGATAG